GCAAAAGAGACGGGTCAGGAACTTGATAAGGTTGAAAAAGATACCGATAGAGATTTTTGGTTAGGTAGTGAATCTGCAATGAAATATGGTCTTGTCTTTAAAATTGTTACAACTAGACTTGAGCTTGAAGAATTTATTTCTTAGTCTTTTAGTATTATCTTGTAGCTTTCCAAGGAGAAACTTTAGCATTTTGGAATTTGGTATTACTAGTTTTTCAAAGAATTTTACTTCTTTGGATACATTAGTAGATATTGCTTATAATATGTTTTTGTCAGATTTTGATTTAGTCATTATTAAAAATTTAGGTAATAAAGAGGAGTTGGATCTAGTTAATAACAGAGTTTCATTTGGAAGTTTTAAAAATGCCTATTTTATTAGGCAAAATAATAGCTCTTCTATTGGTATTCTTGCTAAAGAAAAGATTAAGATTCAAATTTTAGATTTTATCGAAGGACTTTATGAGTGCAGGTTAGGTGTGGTTGTTGATTTTATGTTTAAAGATCATCATTATGGGATTGTTGTTTTTAATTTTGATGAAGAAATAGCTAATAATTTAGATATTTTTATTCTTGATGATCAGATAACCTATTTAAATTATAGGTATGAAAATTTACTTTTTATTTTGGGTAAGCGTGAGTTTGGTATGTTAGATATCATTATTAGGAATGGTTATTTTAGTTTGATTTATAATTCAATTAATCCTTTGCATATAATTAATACCATTGATGATCGAGTTTATTCTAATTTTTCAGCTCAAATATCCCTTCGTTCTTTGATTTATGTTGTTTTAAGTTATTTATATGATGATTTTTATATAAATAGCTTTCCAAAAAGTATTTTGATTAAATAAATTTTGGAAAGCTATTTAGTTCTTGACATCATTATTGCATTATTATATCATTACTAGCGATGCCGAAATGGTGGAAATGGTAGACACACAGGACTTAAAATCCTGAGGAGGAAACTCCGTACCGGTTCAAGTCCGGTTTTCGGTATTTAAAGTTTTCAAATTGTTTAATCTATCCTTAAGTAGTTTATTTATATAGATTCCTGTGATAAATAGGCTACTTAAAGATAGATTAAGCATTAAATTAGGTTGTACGTTGAGTTTTGTTATAATAAATAGCATATTTATGATTGATCCCAAGATTAAACCTGTAGATAAGTAGAGAAATTTTACAATATGCTTGTTTATTGTTTTTTTTATTATTAGTATTGTAGTTCCTGTTCCTATTATTGTGGATATTCCAAATATTATGCATAGTTTTATATTGAGTTGTGAAATGATGTTGATAATTTCTTTATAAGTTCCAAGGCTTAACAATATGAGTGAACCTGAAAGGCCCGGTAGAATCATTGCACTGCCACCTATTATTCCTGAGCTGGCAATGAGTAAGTAATATTTAATCGAGCTTTTATCTTGATATGCTGATATGTTTAGTGATATATCGTAAGTTTTTAATATCAATAAATATATTATAGTGAGCAATCCAATTAAAAATAATAAATATTTTGTACTTTCTTTATGCTTGTTAATTTTTGTTTTTATATCTATTTCTTTTTTTAATGTGAATATGCTTCCTGTGATTAATCCTATAAAAAACACATTTAAGTATGTTTCTCTTATTGCTCCATCTAAAATATAGCTTTTAAATATTTTTGCAAGTATGGTTGTTGAAGTTAATATGCCAAGTGATAATATTCCAAGAAAAATTGTATTTTCTTTTACCTTTTTTAATTTTATTAAATTTGCAGATGAATTTATTATATTGTAGTAGATCCCTAGCATTAAGGCTAGAGTACCCCCTGAAACTCCTGGTATTATGCTTGCAATACCAATTAGTAAACCTTTTATATAAATGCTTATCATTATTTCTTATATATTTAAACGTATAACTTAATGTCTTTTATCTTTCATCGCCTTCGCCATTAATTGTGCCGTTTTCATGTCTTTTTTTTAATTTTTCTAAATTTGTAATAGCAACATCTTCAAGTGTTATTCCAAGATTATTACTTAAATTTGAAATGTACCATAACACATCACCAAGTTCTTTCTTAATTGCCAATAAATATTCATCATCAAGGATATATTCTTTATCACGACCTAGTTTTTTTATTTTTTCTACAACTTCACCTGTCTCGCCAGCAAGCCCAAGGGTTGTTAAAATTAGTTCTTCCTTTTTATTTTTATATTTAGCAGTTTGTTTAGCCTTTATTTGATATTCATTTAATTTCATAATTAAGATTAGTTTAATATAGTTTTTATTTATTTACAAGTTTATTTATTATTTCCTTTTTTTTAAATTTTTATTATATTAACCCCATATATTAAGTGGAGTTTATCTTTGAGTAAATTTGCTCTTTTATTAGAATTTGTCTTTTTCTTTTTGCAGTTTGATTGTGCCTATTCTTATCCTGTGATAAAGAATTTTTCAAATAAAGATCCTATTTTTTATGATCTTAAGTCAAAAATTGCTAAATATAATAAAAGAGTACAAATTCCTTTATTTATTTATTCATATAAAGTTAAAGAAGGTGATACTTTTTTTAAGATTGCAAATAAAGTAAATGGTTGGCAAACTAGCATTTCAACAATTAATTTATTAGATTCTCCTTTTCTAAAGGCAGGAGAAGAGATCTTAATTCCTAGTAAAAAAGGCATTTTTATTATTGATAATAAGGAACATAGATTTAATAGTTTACTTTTAGCAACAAGGGATTTAACAAAAGCAGAAAAGATAAAGGTTAGACAAAATAATAAGATTTGTGAGTTTTATTTTTTTGATTCTTTGATACAACCAGAGTTAAGTTACCTCTCAAGTACAGAAATGCTTTTCTTTTTAAATTCTGATTTTATTTTGCCTTTAAAGAGCTTTATTATTAGCTCTGATTTTGGATTTAGAGCAGATCCGTTTACTGGTATTAAAGATTTTCATAGAGGTATAGATCTTGCAGTTCCAATGAATTCTTTGGTTTTTTGCTCATCTTATGGTGTTGTAGTTGTAGTTGACTATAATGATATTTATGGCAATTTTGTTGTGGTTGAACATAAAAACAATATTAAATCCCTTTATGGCCATCTTAGTTCTTATATTGTAAGGAAAGGAGATGTTTTAAGAACAGGGGATATTATTGGTAGGGTAGGTCGAACTGGTCGTTCAACAGGTCCCCATTTGCATTTTGAAATATTGAAAAAAGATGCACCTGTGAATCCTATTAAGATTTTGAAGTAGATAGATATTTATTTTATCAGTATGTGATAGGTCGATTTTAAATATAAGGATATAGTTTTTTGCCATACTTTGTTTAAAATTATTTTAATTTGATGTATATATTGTCATAATGTATATTTTTTATACTAATTATTAATTAATTGTGCTTTATTGAATCTATATCATACTCTGTTATTTTATTGTGTAAGGTTTTTCTTCCTATTTTAAGTATTTCGGCACATTTGCTTTTATTATTCTTAGAGTGTAAAAGTGTTTGTTTAATGATTTCTTTTTCTGCTTCTTTTAAGCTTATACCTATTGGTAGTATAATTTTAACTATTTGGTTTGTGTTATTTCTAATTTTGGGAGGTAAATCATCTTTTACAATTTGCTTTTCTTTAGATAATATTAAGGCGCTCTCTAGTACATTTTTGAGTTCTCTAATATTTCCTGGCCAATCATATGCATAAAGGGCTTTTAGCGCATCATTGGAGAGACTTTTCTCTTCTCTATTATTTTCACTTGCAACATCTTTAATTAGTATTTTTGTTAACTTTGGTATGTCGTCTTTTCTCTCTCTTAAGGGAGGAATATTGATATTTATTATGTTAAGCCTATAAAACAAGTCTTCTCTAAACCTTCCTTTTTTAATTTCTTCTTCAATATTTTTGTTTGTTGCTGTTAATAATCTAATATCAACTTGCATAGTAGTTTCTCCACCTACTCGTTCGAATGTTCTATTTTGAAGCACTCTTAGTAGTTTTACTTGAACTTCAGGTGATGTTTCTACTATTTCGTCTAAAAATATCGTTCCTTTATCTGCTAATTCGAATCTGCCTTTTTTTTGAGATATTGCACCTGTGAATGCTCCTTTTTCATGTCCAAAGAGTTCACTCTCAAGTGTGCTCTCAGAGAGTGCAGCGCAATTGACTTTGATGAAGGGTTTGTCATTTCTATTTGATAAGTCAAATATGGCATCTGCTATTACTTCTTTTCCAACTCCACTCTCTCCAGTTATTAAGACAGATGCTTTTGATTTTGCGATTTTTTTTACAAGTTCTAGAGTTTTTTGCATTATAAGTGATTTTCCAAATATACGTTCATAATAATTTAAATCTTTTCGAATTATGACATTATCTTGGGATATGTTTTCATGCCTTTTGTCATTTTTACCATTTAAGGCTCGCTTTATTATGAGTAACAGTCTTTCAAGATCAACAGGTTTTGTTAAAAAATCATAAGCACCTTCTCGCATAGCATCGACTGCTGAATCGACAGTTCCATGAGCTGTAAGAATAATGAAGGGAATATTTGGGTTTTTATCTTTTACTATTTTAAGTAGTTCTTCTCCTGATATTTGGGGCATTCTAAGATCAGATATTATAGCATCGATCTTTTCATTTTTAATTGTTTCAAGTGCTTCTTTTCCATCACTAGCAGTAAATACAAAATAACCTTCCTCTTCTAGATAAGTTGCTATTCCTTCTCGTATATTTTTTTCATCATCTGCTACCAGTAGTTTACTCATTCTCTAAACATCCTTCAATTAGAATTTTGCCTGTATTTAATTTTGGAAGTGTAATTGTAAAAGATGTTCCCTTTGTCTCTTTACTTTCCACAAAAATTTCACCCCCATGTTCTTTAATTATTTTATAAGAAATAGTTAGTCCTATGCCACTTCCACTTTCTTTTGTGCTAAATTGAGGTTTGAATATATCATCTTTTGTTTCATTTTTTATTCCATGTCCATTATCTTTAATACCAATGTATATTTTTTCTGTATTTTCGTGAATAGAAATTTCTATTTTTTTTGTCTTTTTATTTGATTCAAGTAGTGCTTCTTCTGCATTTTTTACTATATTGATTATTACTTGCCGTATGAGTTTTTCGTCAATTAATGCAGGGCTTACTTTTTTTAGATTGAGTAGGAATTTAATATCTTTATTGTTTAATTCTGGATTTAATAGGTTATAGACACTTTTTATAACGTCAGTAATATTTCTTTTTTCTGGTACTATTTTTATTGGTCTCACTGTTAATAAAAAATCTGTTACAGTTTTATCCATTCTATTTATTTCTTCTTTTATTATTTTGAAGTAATTATTTGCTTTTGTGCTTTTGATACTTTGTCTATCTATTTCTTTTTTGAGTAGTTGTAAGTTTATGTCAATTGCTCCTAGCGGATTTTTAATCTCATGAGCAATATTTCTTGCATGTCTTGTAAAAGCAGCTAAAGCCTCAGCTCTTCTAAAAAGTTCTTCTTTATGTTTTTTATCTTTAATATCTTCAATTAAAATAATATTTCCTTCAAGCTTTTGATCTCTGACGTATGGCATAAATGATATTTTAATGTATATGTTTGTTGAAATTTGTACCTCAAATCCTATTATTTTATCTTCGTTTGTTACTAGTTCTTCTATTAAGTTTGTTAGAGTTGGAATTTGAATATCTTTAAGGGTTTCTAGTTTGTATTTAGGACTTATAACTAAAATTTGAAATAGCATTTTGTTTAGGTAAATTATGTTATTAAGTTTATCAAGAACTAGGATCCCTTCATTAATGGATGCAAAAATGCCATCGTATATTTCTATTTTTTTATAGATATCTTGAATAAATTTAAGTTTTTGATCACTTGATAATTTATTTAATTTGGTCAAGGTTTTCTTTAAAAATTTGCTCATTAATCCTCGTAATTTAGCATTAAATTTTCGATTATTAATTTTTTGTTCTGGTTGTATGGACTGTATTTTGAGATGTATTTTAGATATTCTAATCTTTTCAGATATGTATTAGTGTCTAAATTTTGGCTTAAAAATTCATGTCTAAGTTGGTTTGTAAGTTCTTGTAAAAATAATTTAAATATATTTTCATCTTTTAGGAAATTAAATGTGTCAAGATTAAATATACCCTGTTTTTCTTTTATTATATTTAAAATTCGCTTGACTTCTTCTTTTAATTTTGTGTGTTCTTCACTATGAAATGAGTCGAAATATTCTTCTGTTGTTAGTTCATCATTTTTATTAAAGATTGCTTTGAATTGTTTGATCTCAAAATCTCTATTTTCCTTTCTGAATTTGTATAGTCTTAGTCTTGAAAGGATTGTTTTTGGAATCTTGTTTTTGTTTCTTGTAGCTAAAATAAAATAAATGTTTAAAGGTGGTTCTTCTAGTATTTTTAGTAGTGCATTATAGACATTAAAATTTAGATTTTCAATTTCATTAATGTAAATTACCTTTATCTTATGCTTCTCTGATAATACCCAGGATTTAATTTTTCTAACATCATTAATGGTAATGTTAAAGTTTATGTTTTTAATTATTTCCTCAATTTTTTTAATAAGTTCTTTTGTGATTGTCTCATTATATTCGTTTTTGTAATAGGTATTATTAATAAAATTGACGTCTGTTTCTATTTTTTTAAGGTTTTTATCACTGCTGAAATTGTATTTAGTAAAAATGATATTCTTAACATATTCTAGATATTTATTTATAACTTTATTTGAGTTTACATTAAGATATGCCTTTGCCTCTATTATATTAAGATTTGAAAAAATTATTAAATTTGGGTTTGTTAAAGTTTGTGTATTTAAGATTCTTTTTGCAAGTTCAATTGCAGTTGTTTTTTTAGAAGAAAATCTCTCTCCCCAAAAAAGTATTGCATTTGGTAGGCTTCCTTTTTCATACTCCTTAATTATTTCGTAAGTTATTTCGGATAAGCTTTCCATGTGATTCTCTTTACTGTGTTTTTGATATTTTAAACAAATAGTTTATGCTAGGATTTAGATATTTAAGCAATTTGCTTTCTTCTAAGAAGTAGCTGGGATTAAAGAGTTGTTGAGAGTATATTATATATACTACAATTGCAATTATTCCAAAGGCTTCAAATAAACCAAGTATTAGTCCAAGTAACCTGTTGAAAAATAATAACTTAAGATGATTTATTATTGATTCGATTAATGCTTGTAAGATTAAAAATCCTATGTGTATTATTAAAAAAAATACTAGTAGTGCTTGAACATATGATAAATCGAGAATAGGTGATATTAATATTTTAAAATCATTGGTTTTATTGTAGATCAAAAATATTAAAGTAAAAATTTCAACAAATCCAGCAATTTCTTTGATGAACCCCCGTAAAAATCCTCTAAATCCTAGTGATATAAAAATTATTATTATTAGTATGTCTACTATACCAGTTATTTTGAAAGGATCGTTAACCAGCATTTATTTTCCCAAATTCTTTTAACAATAGATTAGCTATTAGGTTTGATGAGTCTTGATTGTGAAATTCTTTTATATTATTTCTTAGTATATTGGACTTTTCTTTATTTTCTAGGATCTCTTTTATGATATTTATGATTTTGCTTTCACTTAAATTCTCTTCATCTATTTTGAAACACGCATTTTGTTCTTCTAATAGTTTTGCATTTCTGATTTGATCCCCTCTTGAGCCTTTTACAAATGGAATAAATATTACGCATGCACCAGCATTGGCAAATTCTTTAATAGCACCTGATCCTGCTCTGCTTATTATTATATTTGAAAATTTTATTATGCTTGCCATTTCTTCTGCATTAAAAAATTGACTTCTTAAATAATTATTTTCTCTAGTTGCATCTAGATTCCTTCCACATTGATGGATAAAATATGCATCAATTTTGTTTTTGATATTGAGTGTTAATTTATTTAGAATTTCTGCTCCAAGAGAGCCTCCAAGTATGCTAATTATGGGTTTTTTTGTATCTTGAGTTAAATTTTTTATTATATTTGGATTTGGATTTGAGAATTCTTTTCTGATTGGTGAGCCTGTATATAAGACATTTTTGTTTTTAAAATATTTTGTGCTTTCTTTAAAGCTGATATGTATTTTGTTTGCAAATTTTGAAT
This portion of the Borrelia turicatae 91E135 genome encodes:
- a CDS encoding undecaprenyl phosphate translocase family protein, coding for MISIYIKGLLIGIASIIPGVSGGTLALMLGIYYNIINSSANLIKLKKVKENTIFLGILSLGILTSTTILAKIFKSYILDGAIRETYLNVFFIGLITGSIFTLKKEIDIKTKINKHKESTKYLLFLIGLLTIIYLLILKTYDISLNISAYQDKSSIKYYLLIASSGIIGGSAMILPGLSGSLILLSLGTYKEIINIISQLNIKLCIIFGISTIIGTGTTILIIKKTINKHIVKFLYLSTGLILGSIINMLFIITKLNVQPNLMLNLSLSSLFITGIYINKLLKDRLNNLKTLNTENRT
- a CDS encoding nucleoside triphosphate pyrophosphohydrolase family protein — translated: MKLNEYQIKAKQTAKYKNKKEELILTTLGLAGETGEVVEKIKKLGRDKEYILDDEYLLAIKKELGDVLWYISNLSNNLGITLEDVAITNLEKLKKRHENGTINGEGDER
- a CDS encoding LysM peptidoglycan-binding domain-containing M23 family metallopeptidase, with translation MSKFALLLEFVFFFLQFDCAYSYPVIKNFSNKDPIFYDLKSKIAKYNKRVQIPLFIYSYKVKEGDTFFKIANKVNGWQTSISTINLLDSPFLKAGEEILIPSKKGIFIIDNKEHRFNSLLLATRDLTKAEKIKVRQNNKICEFYFFDSLIQPELSYLSSTEMLFFLNSDFILPLKSFIISSDFGFRADPFTGIKDFHRGIDLAVPMNSLVFCSSYGVVVVVDYNDIYGNFVVVEHKNNIKSLYGHLSSYIVRKGDVLRTGDIIGRVGRTGRSTGPHLHFEILKKDAPVNPIKILK
- a CDS encoding sigma-54-dependent transcriptional regulator, whose amino-acid sequence is MSKLLVADDEKNIREGIATYLEEEGYFVFTASDGKEALETIKNEKIDAIISDLRMPQISGEELLKIVKDKNPNIPFIILTAHGTVDSAVDAMREGAYDFLTKPVDLERLLLIIKRALNGKNDKRHENISQDNVIIRKDLNYYERIFGKSLIMQKTLELVKKIAKSKASVLITGESGVGKEVIADAIFDLSNRNDKPFIKVNCAALSESTLESELFGHEKGAFTGAISQKKGRFELADKGTIFLDEIVETSPEVQVKLLRVLQNRTFERVGGETTMQVDIRLLTATNKNIEEEIKKGRFREDLFYRLNIININIPPLRERKDDIPKLTKILIKDVASENNREEKSLSNDALKALYAYDWPGNIRELKNVLESALILSKEKQIVKDDLPPKIRNNTNQIVKIILPIGISLKEAEKEIIKQTLLHSKNNKSKCAEILKIGRKTLHNKITEYDIDSIKHN
- a CDS encoding two-component system sensor histidine kinase NtrB — its product is MSKFLKKTLTKLNKLSSDQKLKFIQDIYKKIEIYDGIFASINEGILVLDKLNNIIYLNKMLFQILVISPKYKLETLKDIQIPTLTNLIEELVTNEDKIIGFEVQISTNIYIKISFMPYVRDQKLEGNIILIEDIKDKKHKEELFRRAEALAAFTRHARNIAHEIKNPLGAIDINLQLLKKEIDRQSIKSTKANNYFKIIKEEINRMDKTVTDFLLTVRPIKIVPEKRNITDVIKSVYNLLNPELNNKDIKFLLNLKKVSPALIDEKLIRQVIINIVKNAEEALLESNKKTKKIEISIHENTEKIYIGIKDNGHGIKNETKDDIFKPQFSTKESGSGIGLTISYKIIKEHGGEIFVESKETKGTSFTITLPKLNTGKILIEGCLENE
- a CDS encoding CvpA family protein, giving the protein MLVNDPFKITGIVDILIIIIFISLGFRGFLRGFIKEIAGFVEIFTLIFLIYNKTNDFKILISPILDLSYVQALLVFFLIIHIGFLILQALIESIINHLKLLFFNRLLGLILGLFEAFGIIAIVVYIIYSQQLFNPSYFLEESKLLKYLNPSINYLFKISKTQ
- the murG gene encoding undecaprenyldiphospho-muramoylpentapeptide beta-N-acetylglucosaminyltransferase codes for the protein MKAKKRIFFTGGGTGGHVFPGIAIISKLRELDTNIEFFWLGQKDSMEDKIIKEHAYIKFIAIPSGKLRRYFSLQNFTDFFKVIFGIIKSFFIIKKYKPQIIYATGGFVSSPPIIAASLLKVKSITHEMDLDPGLATKINSKFANKIHISFKESTKYFKNKNVLYTGSPIRKEFSNPNPNIIKNLTQDTKKPIISILGGSLGAEILNKLTLNIKNKIDAYFIHQCGRNLDATRENNYLRSQFFNAEEMASIIKFSNIIISRAGSGAIKEFANAGACVIFIPFVKGSRGDQIRNAKLLEEQNACFKIDEENLSESKIINIIKEILENKEKSNILRNNIKEFHNQDSSNLIANLLLKEFGKINAG